A DNA window from Puniceicoccales bacterium contains the following coding sequences:
- a CDS encoding tyrosine recombinase, protein MLLSEAINRFMVFLKLEKGASDHTVKSYGNDLASLVEFLKSDIEVDALTSKSVFEWLESFTARGCTSSTIARKISMLRSLFKFFVMDKITDDNMALMCSFPKKCRNIPDVISCNSVVDLLSVVPNTEVGLRDKAMIELAYSSGLRVSELCNIKLHEIDFENCFLRIHGKGNKERIVPIGQPAMEALRRYLTNGRSKFMKPKTDSSMFLSLRGRALSPRTFWKCIKHYSAMAGLSPETSPHWLRHTFATHLLENGADLRYIQEMLGHESISTTQIYTHVDKKRIVSEYEKFHPREQS, encoded by the coding sequence ATGTTACTCTCCGAAGCAATTAATAGATTCATGGTTTTTCTAAAATTAGAGAAAGGAGCGTCGGATCATACGGTGAAGTCCTATGGGAATGATCTGGCCTCATTGGTCGAATTTTTAAAAAGCGATATTGAAGTGGATGCCTTGACCAGTAAATCCGTATTCGAATGGCTAGAGTCTTTTACTGCAAGAGGTTGTACTTCATCGACCATAGCAAGAAAAATTTCGATGCTGAGAAGCTTATTCAAGTTTTTTGTCATGGATAAGATTACCGATGATAATATGGCACTGATGTGTTCATTTCCAAAAAAATGCAGAAATATACCCGATGTGATATCTTGTAATTCTGTGGTAGATCTATTGAGTGTGGTGCCAAACACCGAGGTTGGTCTGAGGGATAAGGCCATGATAGAGCTGGCCTATAGCAGTGGTTTGAGGGTTTCGGAGCTATGTAACATCAAACTTCATGAAATTGACTTCGAAAATTGTTTTTTAAGAATCCATGGAAAGGGCAATAAGGAGCGGATTGTCCCCATAGGTCAGCCGGCCATGGAGGCCCTGCGCAGATATTTGACCAATGGCAGAAGTAAATTTATGAAGCCAAAGACCGATAGCAGTATGTTTCTAAGTTTGCGTGGCAGGGCGTTATCTCCTAGAACTTTTTGGAAATGTATAAAACATTATTCGGCCATGGCTGGTCTATCGCCAGAGACAAGTCCCCATTGGTTGAGGCATACCTTCGCTACTCATTTGCTTGAAAATGGTGCAGATTTGAGATATATTCAGGAAATGCTTGGCCACGAAAGTATTTCGACCACCCAAATCTATACCCATGTGGACAAAAAACGCATTGTGTCAGAGTATGAAAAATTTCATCCCAGAGAACAATCCTGA